In Anaerolineales bacterium, one DNA window encodes the following:
- a CDS encoding MFS transporter — MLTTLEKDVRKNLKHNVAANLSDGGLFGAALGFASFSTILPLFVATMTDSALLIGLVPAIHSVGWQLPQLFTASHVSRLRQYKRTVLLMTIHERVPFLGLAIVALSIPFIGLNAGLVMTFLLLTWQGLGGGFTANAWTSMISKIIPPDSRGTFFGFQAALANLFLSGSAVAAGYLLDFLDSPWDFAVCFFLASFFFTVSWFALALTREPEDMEKIIPEERTHFWEDSKKILKKDSNFNWFLSARFLAQFATMGFSFYIIYALRQFNMDTVTAGYLTATLTISQTIANAGMGWLGDKIGHRAMLVLGAFAAMLSAILAWNAASITWFYPIFILTGLANVSIWTIGMAMTVGFGTEAERPIYIGLSQTLTAPATIFAPIIGGLIVDAAGFIPTFSISTILSGVMIGILIFLVKDPRKQKTANSRP, encoded by the coding sequence ATGCTCACCACCCTTGAAAAAGATGTCCGTAAAAACCTGAAACATAACGTTGCCGCCAACCTCTCGGATGGCGGTCTTTTTGGTGCGGCGCTCGGCTTTGCCTCCTTCAGTACCATCCTGCCGCTCTTCGTCGCCACCATGACCGACTCCGCCCTGCTGATCGGGCTGGTCCCCGCTATTCACTCGGTCGGGTGGCAATTGCCGCAGCTTTTCACCGCCAGCCATGTCTCACGCCTGCGCCAATACAAACGCACCGTGCTGCTGATGACCATCCACGAGCGCGTACCATTTTTGGGACTTGCCATCGTCGCATTATCGATCCCATTCATCGGTTTGAACGCGGGCCTCGTCATGACCTTCCTTTTACTGACGTGGCAGGGACTTGGCGGCGGATTCACCGCCAACGCCTGGACCTCCATGATCTCCAAGATCATCCCGCCCGACTCGCGCGGCACATTCTTCGGGTTTCAAGCCGCGCTTGCAAATCTCTTCCTGAGCGGTTCAGCCGTCGCGGCAGGATATTTGCTTGACTTCCTCGATTCTCCCTGGGACTTTGCAGTCTGCTTCTTTCTCGCAAGTTTTTTCTTCACTGTATCCTGGTTCGCCCTCGCGTTAACACGCGAACCTGAAGATATGGAAAAGATCATCCCTGAAGAGAGAACTCACTTCTGGGAGGATTCAAAAAAGATATTAAAGAAAGATTCAAATTTCAACTGGTTCCTGAGCGCACGCTTCCTTGCACAGTTCGCCACGATGGGATTCTCGTTCTACATCATTTATGCCCTGCGCCAGTTCAACATGGACACGGTCACTGCGGGCTATCTCACCGCCACGCTGACCATCTCGCAGACCATTGCCAATGCGGGCATGGGCTGGCTTGGGGATAAAATAGGTCATCGCGCCATGCTCGTCCTCGGCGCATTCGCCGCCATGCTCAGCGCCATCCTTGCATGGAATGCGGCATCGATCACATGGTTCTACCCCATTTTCATTCTGACGGGTCTTGCCAACGTTTCCATCTGGACCATCGGCATGGCGATGACCGTCGGCTTCGGCACCGAAGCAGAACGCCCCATTTACATCGGTCTTTCGCAAACACTGACCGCGCCTGCCACCATCTTTGCGCCCATCATCGGCGGCCTTATCGTAGACGCAGCGGGCTTCATCCCAACCTTTTCGATCTCCACCATCCTTTCCGGAGTGATGATCGGAATTCTTATATTTTTGGTGAAAGACCCAAGAAAACAGAAAACCGCGAACAGCAGACCATAG
- a CDS encoding OadG family protein: MNNILLSLEITALGMGLVFGAILLLWLTMVILTAVTAEKESPEEDASSSLTKSASDSPEPASTTQADSKLQVALLAVAMARAEQGQTSVHPLAEPPTALVSAWQLGMRTRQMAEKGNMKRR; the protein is encoded by the coding sequence ATGAACAATATCCTCCTTTCCCTTGAAATCACCGCCCTCGGCATGGGACTGGTCTTTGGCGCGATTCTTTTGCTATGGCTGACGATGGTAATTCTGACGGCTGTCACTGCGGAGAAAGAATCGCCTGAAGAAGATGCTTCGTCTTCGCTCACAAAATCCGCCTCAGACTCCCCTGAGCCTGCTTCCACCACCCAGGCAGACTCCAAACTTCAAGTTGCTTTGCTCGCTGTGGCGATGGCGCGCGCGGAGCAGGGACAAACCTCCGTGCACCCGCTGGCAGAACCGCCCACCGCGCTGGTCTCCGCCTGGCAATTGGGCATGCGCACACGGCAGATGGCGGAAAAAGGGAATATGAAACGGCGCTAG
- a CDS encoding biotin/lipoyl-containing protein produces MKQKLTINNQTYEVEIEDINARPVIVHVDGQRFEVVPEKQDQVETRKDAGGTTESQSFNPNPAPVAAPSPNLAMSGNALTAPLPGTIVNVFVKAGEKVESGQVVLVIEAMKMKNSIRSTYSGTVSDVLVSEGQIVAHKQALIKFADLGEASWM; encoded by the coding sequence ATGAAACAAAAACTCACCATCAACAACCAAACCTACGAAGTGGAGATCGAAGACATCAACGCGAGACCCGTCATCGTGCACGTGGATGGGCAGCGGTTCGAGGTCGTGCCGGAGAAACAGGATCAGGTTGAAACAAGAAAAGACGCGGGCGGGACAACGGAGAGTCAATCCTTTAATCCGAATCCTGCACCCGTCGCCGCACCGTCTCCCAACCTTGCCATGAGCGGTAATGCGTTGACCGCTCCCCTGCCTGGAACCATTGTCAATGTGTTTGTGAAGGCTGGCGAGAAAGTGGAGTCGGGACAGGTGGTGCTGGTGATCGAAGCGATGAAGATGAAGAACAGCATCCGCTCGACGTACAGCGGCACGGTCAGCGATGTACTGGTGAGCGAAGGGCAAATCGTCGCGCACAAGCAGGCGTTAATCAAGTTCGCGGATTTGGGTGAGGCGTCATGGATGTAG
- a CDS encoding TetR/AcrR family transcriptional regulator — MPQKEKLKKGGVTRLAIEDAAIELFMEHGYHATSMRQIAERANLALGGIYNHFSSKEEIFKAIIVDKHPYKKVLPIILEADGSSVEDFLGNAVRVVMKELASEPFYIKLMFIEIVEFNGKHGAAMLKEIAPKILPVFEKLVKSRKDLRVTNPAVLMRSFFGMIMSYFITDMLISNSVVSKMLPKNQVDAYVDIYLHGILKESA; from the coding sequence ATGCCCCAAAAAGAGAAACTAAAAAAAGGCGGAGTAACCCGCCTCGCCATCGAGGATGCCGCCATCGAGTTGTTCATGGAACACGGCTATCATGCCACGTCCATGCGGCAGATCGCGGAGCGGGCGAATCTCGCCTTGGGCGGAATCTACAATCATTTTTCGAGCAAGGAAGAGATCTTCAAAGCCATCATTGTGGATAAACACCCCTACAAGAAAGTTCTGCCGATCATCCTTGAAGCGGATGGGAGCAGTGTGGAGGATTTTCTCGGCAATGCGGTCAGGGTGGTGATGAAGGAACTGGCTTCAGAGCCGTTCTACATCAAGTTGATGTTCATTGAGATCGTGGAATTCAACGGCAAGCATGGTGCGGCGATGTTAAAAGAGATCGCGCCGAAAATCCTGCCTGTGTTTGAAAAACTGGTGAAATCGAGAAAAGACTTGCGTGTGACAAACCCTGCTGTGTTGATGCGTTCCTTCTTCGGCATGATCATGTCCTATTTCATTACGGATATGCTGATCTCGAATTCGGTTGTGAGCAAGATGCTTCCCAAAAATCAAGTGGATGCGTATGTGGATATTTATCTGCATGGCATTTTGAAGGAGTCCGCATGA
- a CDS encoding ABC transporter ATP-binding protein: MTEPVISVQNLTRKFGDFTAVDHINFEVHKGEIVGYLGPNGSGKTTTIRMLLGLLKPTNGSANVLGYDVFKQSEDVRARVGYMSQKFAIYDDLTTLENLTFYGGVYGITDKDRITHTLELVGLKGHESTLTRDLSTGWRQRLSLGIALVHEPKLLFLDEPTSGVDPTARRAFWDLIYELAENGVTILVTTHYMDEAEYCERVGVMREGKLLAMDTPTNLKRTVIKGNVWEVFAHPLEQGLEVLHEMDGVERVGLAGDHVRVISQKVGKEALQSLLSRNEIQVEKIERGEPTLEDVFLALAR; the protein is encoded by the coding sequence ATGACTGAACCCGTCATCTCCGTCCAAAACCTCACGCGCAAGTTCGGTGATTTCACCGCTGTCGATCACATCAATTTCGAGGTTCACAAAGGCGAGATCGTCGGTTATCTCGGTCCCAATGGCTCGGGCAAAACCACCACCATCCGCATGTTGCTTGGCTTGCTCAAACCCACCAACGGCAGCGCGAACGTCCTCGGTTACGATGTCTTCAAACAAAGCGAAGACGTCCGTGCGCGCGTGGGCTACATGAGCCAGAAATTTGCAATTTACGATGACCTGACCACACTGGAAAATCTGACATTCTACGGCGGCGTGTATGGGATCACGGACAAAGACCGCATCACCCATACCCTTGAGTTGGTCGGCCTCAAGGGGCATGAATCCACGCTGACACGGGATCTGTCCACAGGCTGGCGGCAGAGACTTTCGCTCGGCATCGCGCTTGTCCATGAGCCGAAATTGCTCTTCCTCGACGAGCCGACCTCAGGTGTTGACCCCACCGCCCGCCGCGCTTTCTGGGACTTGATCTACGAGCTCGCCGAAAACGGCGTGACCATCCTCGTCACCACGCATTACATGGACGAAGCCGAATACTGCGAACGCGTTGGCGTGATGCGCGAAGGCAAATTGCTGGCGATGGATACGCCCACGAATCTAAAACGAACGGTCATCAAAGGAAATGTCTGGGAAGTTTTTGCGCATCCGCTGGAGCAGGGGCTGGAAGTGCTGCACGAAATGGATGGCGTGGAACGCGTCGGGTTGGCGGGTGATCATGTACGAGTCATCAGCCAAAAGGTGGGCAAAGAGGCGTTGCAAAGCCTCTTAAGCAGGAACGAGATTCAGGTTGAAAAAATCGAGAGGGGAGAACCAACGCTGGAGGATGTCTTTTTAGCGCTTGCAAGGTAG
- a CDS encoding acyl-CoA carboxylase subunit beta: MTQEDPRILELRKMRAKALEGGGAERIAKQKAKGKLTARERVELLLDPGTFNEIEPFITHQGDELGLLKEKFYGDGVITGYGQINGRTIYLYSQDFTIYGGTLSEMQSHKICRVMDLAVRNGVPFISLIDSGGARIQEGVRSMGGYAEIFRRNAQYSGVVPQVSIMLGPCAGGAAYSPALTDLVIMVEKSSFMFLTGPDVIKAVTGEVIDAESLGGAVVHNSVSGVAHLSVPSEKAALDMARHFLSYLPSNNVENPPYVQPADDLSRMDESLNSIVPLEANEPYIMHQVIQKIVDTDSFLEIQPDWARNAIVGLARIGGHSVGIVAQEPSIMAGVIDIDAADKMTRFVRMCDCFNIPLVTFVDSPGFLPGIAQEHGGIIRHGAKLLYAYSEATVPKICVITRKAYGGAYVVMSSKYLGTDVTYAWPSAEIAVLGAEGAANILFKKQIETANDPTEERQKLASEYREKFNNPYYAASTGYVDDIIEPRESRPKIIASLSALRDKYAPAPPRKHGNMPV, translated from the coding sequence ATGACACAAGAAGATCCCAGAATTTTGGAACTGCGCAAGATGCGCGCCAAGGCGTTGGAAGGCGGCGGCGCGGAACGCATTGCCAAGCAAAAAGCCAAAGGCAAATTGACGGCGCGGGAGCGGGTGGAGTTATTGCTCGACCCGGGCACGTTCAATGAGATTGAACCATTCATTACGCACCAAGGCGATGAACTTGGATTGTTGAAGGAAAAATTTTACGGCGACGGGGTCATCACAGGCTACGGGCAGATCAACGGGCGGACGATTTATTTATATTCACAGGATTTTACAATTTACGGCGGCACATTGAGCGAGATGCAGTCGCACAAGATTTGCCGCGTGATGGATCTGGCAGTGCGCAACGGTGTGCCGTTCATTTCGCTGATCGATTCAGGCGGCGCGCGCATTCAGGAAGGCGTGCGCTCAATGGGCGGCTATGCGGAAATTTTCAGGCGCAACGCGCAGTATTCGGGCGTGGTTCCGCAGGTCAGCATCATGCTCGGACCGTGCGCGGGCGGCGCGGCATACTCCCCTGCCCTGACGGACCTGGTCATCATGGTGGAAAAATCATCGTTCATGTTCCTGACGGGACCCGATGTCATCAAAGCCGTGACGGGTGAAGTCATTGACGCCGAATCATTGGGCGGCGCGGTGGTGCATAACTCGGTCAGCGGCGTGGCACATTTGAGCGTGCCAAGCGAAAAAGCCGCGCTGGATATGGCACGGCATTTCCTTTCGTATTTACCGTCGAATAATGTCGAGAACCCGCCATATGTGCAGCCGGCGGATGACCTTTCCCGCATGGATGAATCCCTTAACAGCATCGTCCCACTCGAAGCGAATGAGCCGTATATCATGCATCAGGTCATTCAAAAGATCGTGGATACAGACTCCTTCCTTGAAATCCAGCCCGATTGGGCACGGAATGCCATTGTCGGGCTGGCGCGCATCGGCGGACACAGCGTGGGTATCGTGGCGCAGGAGCCGTCCATCATGGCGGGTGTGATTGACATCGATGCCGCGGATAAAATGACGCGCTTCGTGCGCATGTGTGATTGTTTCAACATCCCGCTCGTCACGTTCGTTGATTCGCCCGGCTTCCTGCCGGGCATCGCTCAGGAACATGGCGGCATCATCCGCCACGGCGCGAAACTGCTCTACGCGTATTCCGAAGCCACCGTGCCGAAGATATGCGTCATCACCCGCAAGGCATATGGCGGTGCGTATGTCGTCATGTCCAGCAAGTATCTCGGCACCGATGTCACCTACGCGTGGCCCAGCGCGGAGATCGCCGTGCTCGGCGCGGAAGGCGCGGCAAATATTTTGTTCAAGAAACAGATTGAAACTGCAAACGACCCCACCGAAGAACGCCAGAAACTTGCCAGCGAATATCGCGAGAAATTCAATAACCCATATTACGCCGCCTCCACGGGCTATGTGGATGACATCATCGAGCCGCGCGAGTCGCGCCCGAAGATCATCGCGTCGCTTTCGGCACTGCGCGACAAATACGCCCCCGCCCCGCCGCGCAAGCATGGGAATATGCCTGTATGA
- a CDS encoding four helix bundle protein has product MPTITRFEEIEAWKTARELTRMIYALTEHGRFSKDFGLRSQIQRAAVSVMSNIAEGFESRTQAQFLEYLGRSKASAGEVRCQLYIALDLKYLTQEQFTHVFDLADKSSHQIARFMDYLEMHPQSRRVREEGSGYEV; this is encoded by the coding sequence ATGCCTACGATTACTCGGTTTGAAGAGATTGAAGCATGGAAGACGGCTCGGGAATTGACCAGAATGATTTATGCGCTTACAGAGCACGGTCGGTTTTCAAAAGATTTTGGTTTGAGAAGCCAGATCCAACGGGCGGCTGTTTCGGTAATGAGCAATATTGCGGAAGGTTTCGAGAGCCGAACACAGGCACAATTCCTTGAGTATCTTGGACGCTCAAAGGCTTCAGCTGGTGAAGTTCGTTGTCAGTTGTACATTGCTCTTGACTTGAAATACTTGACTCAGGAACAATTCACCCATGTGTTTGATCTGGCTGATAAGTCATCTCATCAGATCGCTCGTTTCATGGATTATTTGGAGATGCATCCCCAGTCCCGCCGTGTCCGTGAAGAAGGCTCAGGGTATGAAGTCTAA
- a CDS encoding efflux RND transporter periplasmic adaptor subunit has product MNHKRPPLPAIFILVLIIGFSIYFIATQTTDDQNETLTASGVIEAAQVDIAPELAGKVTEVFVEEGQPVTKNSALLRLDPSLLTAQRAVASAHVDSANAALASAQTKYDQTLEAAIAAQVGQRAADWRASSPSEFDQPNWYIEQSVQIDAAHAELDSAQTEIADAQNYLETVLNSMGNAEFVKAEQRLAEARIAFLVAKDVKAQADVASQAGGLRDAASDYYDVAVDELEDAQEAYDDLLDTDAAEDIEYARGRVFVAEQRYDAAYARLLALQTGGNSPAVIAAKNAVDQAQKNVAQAEASLALIDAQIAKLTINAPMDGVVLTRKVEPGEFVQPGAVALKLADLNNLTITVYVPEDRYGEITLGQTAQVTVDSFPNVVFIATVIHISDKAEFTPRNVQTVEGRSSTVYAIKLKVENADGKLKIGMPADVTFSR; this is encoded by the coding sequence ATGAATCACAAACGACCCCCGCTTCCCGCAATTTTCATCCTCGTCCTGATCATCGGTTTCAGCATTTACTTCATTGCCACTCAAACGACCGATGACCAAAACGAAACTCTCACCGCATCAGGCGTCATCGAAGCCGCGCAAGTGGATATTGCCCCCGAACTCGCAGGCAAAGTGACCGAAGTCTTTGTGGAAGAAGGTCAACCCGTGACGAAGAACTCTGCGCTTCTTCGCCTCGACCCAAGCCTGTTGACTGCCCAACGAGCCGTTGCCTCCGCCCACGTGGATTCTGCCAACGCCGCCCTCGCATCTGCCCAAACCAAATATGACCAAACGCTCGAAGCGGCCATTGCCGCGCAGGTCGGGCAGCGTGCCGCAGATTGGCGCGCCTCATCGCCCAGTGAATTTGACCAGCCCAACTGGTATATCGAACAGTCCGTGCAGATAGATGCTGCCCACGCCGAATTGGATTCCGCGCAAACCGAAATTGCTGACGCGCAGAATTATCTCGAAACAGTTCTCAATAGTATGGGCAATGCCGAATTCGTTAAAGCTGAGCAGCGACTCGCTGAAGCCCGCATCGCTTTTCTTGTCGCCAAGGATGTCAAAGCACAAGCGGATGTTGCATCGCAGGCTGGGGGATTGCGTGATGCGGCATCCGATTATTACGATGTCGCCGTGGACGAACTCGAAGATGCACAGGAAGCCTACGACGACCTGCTCGATACTGACGCCGCCGAAGATATCGAATACGCCCGCGGACGAGTCTTCGTCGCCGAGCAGCGCTACGATGCGGCGTATGCCCGTCTGCTTGCCTTGCAAACGGGCGGAAATTCTCCCGCGGTGATCGCCGCCAAAAACGCAGTCGATCAGGCGCAGAAAAATGTCGCACAGGCAGAAGCAAGCCTGGCGTTGATCGATGCGCAGATCGCCAAACTCACGATCAACGCGCCGATGGACGGCGTCGTCCTCACCCGCAAAGTCGAGCCTGGTGAATTCGTCCAGCCTGGCGCAGTTGCCCTCAAACTCGCGGACTTGAATAACCTGACCATCACGGTCTATGTTCCCGAAGACCGCTACGGCGAGATCACTCTCGGACAAACCGCCCAAGTTACTGTGGATTCCTTCCCTAATGTAGTGTTCATCGCCACTGTCATTCACATCTCCGATAAAGCCGAGTTCACCCCGCGCAACGTCCAAACCGTGGAAGGACGCAGCTCGACGGTGTATGCGATCAAGTTAAAAGTGGAAAACGCGGACGGCAAGTTGAAGATCGGCATGCCCGCTGATGTAACGTTCTCACGTTAA
- a CDS encoding ABC transporter permease: MNSRLASIIRKEFIQIFRDVRTLAMILVIPIMQLFLLGYSATNDVRNIPLAVLDQSRSAESRALLDAYRAADYFRVAYRVDSESEIEALIMSGEARAAMIIPPDYAQRLNDGNAQVAFILDGSDPTSASTALSASQLIGQSHATNILAQKFERSGMTLRVQPPVEVRTRVWFNPDLISAHFMIPGVIGMILYAIAAILTATSVVRERERGTIEQLIVTPIRSWELIVGKLMPYVILGFFNTIEVLAVGHWWFGMPIRGDLGLILILSVVFLTTGLGIGLFASTIANTQQEAMLTVWMTLLPSIFLSGFFFPLEAMPAFLQWLSYLMPLRYYLVIIRALLLKGVGLEMIQFDVIAMTLFAIGIMTAAALRFRKRLD; encoded by the coding sequence ATGAACTCACGTCTCGCTTCCATCATCCGCAAGGAATTTATTCAAATATTCCGTGATGTGCGCACGCTGGCGATGATCCTTGTCATCCCCATCATGCAGTTGTTCCTGCTTGGTTATTCCGCCACGAATGACGTGCGCAACATTCCGCTCGCTGTGCTGGACCAAAGCCGCAGCGCCGAATCGCGCGCCTTGCTGGATGCCTACCGCGCGGCGGACTACTTCCGAGTCGCCTATAGGGTGGATTCAGAATCCGAAATAGAAGCCCTCATCATGTCGGGTGAGGCGCGCGCAGCGATGATCATCCCGCCCGACTATGCCCAGCGTCTCAATGACGGCAACGCACAAGTCGCCTTCATCCTCGATGGTTCTGACCCGACCAGCGCATCCACGGCGCTTTCGGCTTCGCAGTTGATCGGACAATCCCATGCCACCAACATCCTCGCGCAGAAATTCGAGCGCAGCGGCATGACCTTGCGCGTCCAGCCGCCTGTGGAAGTCCGCACACGGGTGTGGTTCAACCCCGACCTGATCAGTGCGCACTTCATGATTCCCGGCGTGATCGGCATGATCCTGTATGCCATTGCCGCCATTCTCACTGCCACGTCCGTGGTGCGTGAACGCGAGCGTGGAACGATCGAGCAGCTCATTGTCACACCCATACGTTCGTGGGAATTGATCGTTGGCAAACTTATGCCGTATGTCATCCTCGGTTTCTTTAACACGATCGAAGTTCTGGCAGTGGGGCATTGGTGGTTCGGCATGCCCATTCGCGGCGACCTCGGACTGATTCTTATCTTGTCCGTAGTATTTCTCACCACGGGCTTGGGCATCGGTTTGTTCGCCTCCACCATCGCCAACACCCAGCAGGAAGCCATGCTCACTGTGTGGATGACGCTCCTGCCGAGCATTTTTCTTTCAGGCTTTTTCTTTCCGCTTGAAGCCATGCCCGCATTTCTGCAATGGCTTTCGTACCTCATGCCGTTGCGCTATTACCTCGTCATCATCCGCGCGTTGCTGCTTAAAGGCGTCGGGCTTGAAATGATCCAATTCGACGTCATCGCCATGACACTCTTCGCCATCGGCATCATGACCGCCGCCGCACTGCGCTTTCGTAAGCGTCTCGATTAA
- a CDS encoding sodium ion-translocating decarboxylase subunit beta, whose product MDVGALLPELLKGFSNFTLGNGVMITASLILIYLAVFKEIEPVLLLPIGFGCLLANIPLAGMTAAEGMMGVLYNAGIKTELFPLLIFIGVGAMIDFSPLLAQPKMVLLGAAGQFGIFGTLILAIALGFPLNQAASIGVIGAIDGPTSIFVASKLAPELLAPIAVAAYSYMSLIPIIQPPLMRALTTKKERLIKMEYTPKPISKRTLIFFPVVITLVVGLLVPEATPLISMLMLGNLLKVSGVVDRLSNAAQNEIINIATLFLGLAIGSTMSAASFLNLDTGKIMVLGLFAFALDTVAGLLFGKLMSVMSGGKINPLIGAAGISAFPMAGRIAAKMANDEDPDNFILMHAMGANTAGQLGSVIAGGILLSVVSKMMGI is encoded by the coding sequence ATGGATGTAGGCGCGCTGCTACCTGAACTCTTGAAGGGTTTCTCGAATTTCACACTCGGCAACGGCGTGATGATCACTGCATCCCTGATATTGATCTATCTCGCGGTGTTCAAAGAGATCGAGCCCGTGTTGCTTTTGCCGATCGGCTTCGGATGTCTGCTGGCAAATATTCCGCTGGCGGGCATGACCGCCGCCGAAGGCATGATGGGCGTTCTATACAACGCAGGCATCAAAACGGAATTATTCCCGTTATTGATCTTTATCGGTGTCGGCGCGATGATAGATTTCTCGCCGCTGCTGGCACAGCCCAAAATGGTATTGCTCGGTGCGGCGGGGCAATTCGGGATCTTCGGCACGTTGATTCTCGCAATTGCATTGGGATTTCCGCTCAACCAAGCTGCGTCCATTGGGGTCATCGGCGCGATCGATGGACCGACCTCCATTTTTGTCGCCTCAAAACTCGCGCCTGAATTGCTTGCCCCGATTGCGGTGGCGGCGTATTCCTACATGAGTTTGATTCCGATCATCCAGCCGCCATTGATGCGGGCGCTGACCACGAAAAAAGAACGCCTGATCAAAATGGAGTACACGCCCAAGCCCATCTCCAAACGGACTCTCATCTTCTTCCCCGTTGTGATAACGCTTGTCGTCGGCTTGCTTGTCCCCGAAGCCACGCCGCTGATCTCCATGCTCATGCTTGGGAATTTACTCAAAGTCTCTGGCGTGGTGGACCGTCTGAGCAACGCGGCGCAGAATGAGATCATCAACATCGCCACGCTGTTTCTGGGGCTCGCCATCGGCTCAACCATGAGCGCGGCATCTTTCCTGAATTTGGACACCGGCAAGATCATGGTACTGGGTCTGTTCGCCTTTGCATTGGATACGGTTGCAGGGCTGCTCTTCGGTAAGTTAATGTCCGTGATGAGCGGCGGAAAGATCAATCCGCTGATCGGCGCAGCGGGAATCTCCGCCTTCCCGATGGCGGGACGGATTGCCGCAAAAATGGCAAACGACGAAGACCCGGACAACTTCATCCTCATGCACGCGATGGGCGCGAATACCGCAGGTCAACTGGGCAGCGTCATTGCGGGCGGAATCTTGCTTTCAGTTGTCAGCAAGATGATGGGGATATAG
- a CDS encoding ABC transporter ATP-binding protein: MKSNVLTFERSNVQTLVHAENLYKSFGDIHAVNGVSLQIRSGEIYGLVGSDGAGKTTTIRLLVGALLPNQGEIQVCGYDVRKQTELARSQIGYLSQRFSMYEDLSVLENIRFFAEVRGLSQTEWLPRSMEILEFVGLAEFKDRRAGLLSGGMKQKLGLASALVTRPRLLLLDEPTTGVDPVTRQDFWQLVIKLVSQPLLHREGTKYTKDEKKNQESSRSSPLRGEESNGVSVLISTPYMDEASRCHRVGFMKSGRIIAEDTPSNLRKRLNGRVLELRGNPINTLRHIAHQDEDVEDVAAFGDKLHLRVKENSEKNVMARLPKLIVKQNATLIELRSVPPTLEDVFIDLSETNHD; this comes from the coding sequence ATGAAGTCTAACGTTTTGACGTTTGAACGTTCCAACGTTCAAACGCTTGTCCACGCAGAAAATTTATATAAATCCTTCGGCGACATACACGCCGTGAATGGGGTTTCCCTGCAAATAAGATCAGGCGAGATCTACGGACTCGTCGGCTCGGATGGTGCGGGAAAAACGACGACCATACGATTACTGGTTGGCGCATTGCTGCCGAATCAAGGCGAAATTCAAGTGTGCGGATACGATGTCCGCAAGCAGACGGAACTCGCCCGTTCGCAGATCGGTTACCTTTCACAGCGTTTCTCGATGTACGAAGATTTGAGTGTGCTCGAAAACATCCGCTTCTTCGCCGAAGTGCGCGGACTTTCGCAAACCGAGTGGCTGCCACGCTCGATGGAGATTCTCGAATTCGTCGGTCTCGCCGAGTTTAAAGACCGCCGCGCAGGTCTTTTATCAGGCGGCATGAAACAAAAACTCGGGCTAGCCTCCGCGCTTGTCACTCGTCCGCGCCTGCTTTTGCTCGATGAACCCACCACAGGCGTCGACCCCGTCACCCGCCAGGATTTTTGGCAACTTGTCATCAAACTTGTATCACAACCTCTTCTTCACCGCGAAGGAACGAAGTACACGAAGGATGAAAAGAAAAATCAAGAATCTTCGCGCTCTTCGCCTCTTCGCGGTGAAGAATCGAACGGCGTCTCCGTCCTCATCTCCACCCCCTACATGGATGAAGCCTCGCGCTGTCACCGCGTGGGATTTATGAAATCAGGTCGCATCATCGCCGAAGATACCCCGTCCAACTTGCGCAAACGCCTCAACGGACGTGTACTCGAACTACGCGGAAATCCCATCAACACCCTGCGCCATATCGCGCATCAAGATGAAGATGTCGAAGATGTTGCCGCCTTTGGCGATAAATTGCACCTGCGCGTGAAAGAGAATTCTGAAAAAAATGTCATGGCGCGTTTGCCAAAACTGATTGTAAAACAAAACGCAACTCTCATCGAACTCCGCTCTGTTCCGCCCACTCTCGAAGATGTCTTCATTGACCTCTCGGAGACCAACCATGACTGA
- a CDS encoding PspC domain-containing protein: MTDYKTLTRSKSNRMIAGVCAGLGDYLNIDPTVVRLLFVLGFFTFNGAMLLVYLIMAIVTPEQ; the protein is encoded by the coding sequence ATGACCGACTACAAAACCCTCACACGGAGCAAATCCAACCGTATGATCGCAGGTGTGTGCGCAGGCTTAGGCGATTATCTCAACATTGACCCCACAGTTGTCCGTCTGTTGTTCGTGCTGGGATTCTTCACCTTCAACGGCGCCATGCTGTTGGTGTATCTCATCATGGCAATTGTCACCCCAGAGCAATAA